From the Primulina tabacum isolate GXHZ01 chromosome 3, ASM2559414v2, whole genome shotgun sequence genome, one window contains:
- the LOC142538700 gene encoding uncharacterized protein LOC142538700 produces MGQITKQLTSQPSGAVQKVADPNLREVNAIFIQHEEIGVVSREEKEVKLTHIQDEKPILTKRVRGKKNERYDSNQCIDISLLPYPHRFLQLQAEFQKKKVLDDLKNQHTNIDSADLGEVELEEVTRRNLPQKLLDPGEFVVPCEIGGQFVKKAICDSGASLNIMPSSLYEKLGLSEIKPKEVILQLTDKSVKVPLGCVDDVELKIDKLRFPADFVVLDVENSKNVPIILGRPFLATAGAIIDLKQRKLTMDVEGQRLEIMASKSSHYPP; encoded by the coding sequence ATGGGGCAGATAACGAAGCAACTCACATCTCAACCATCAGGCGCAGTTCAAAAGGTTGCAGACCCAAATCTGAGAGAAGTGAATGCCATTTTTATACAACACGAGGAGATTGGTGTGGTAAGCAGAGAAGAGAAAGAagttaaactcacacatatccAGGATGAAAAACCAATTCTAACCAAAAGAGTCCGAGGTAAGAAAAATGAGAGGTATGATTCGAatcaatgcattgatatttctttacttcCCTACCCCCATAGATTTTTACAACTACAAGcagaatttcaaaagaaaaaggtTCTTGACGATCTCAAGAACCAACACACTAATATTGATTCTGCAGATCTGGGGGAAGTGGAACTTGAAGAAGTAACACGAAGAAATCTTCCTCAGAAGCTGCTAGATCCCGGTGAATTTGTTGTGCCATGTGAAATAGGGGGTCAATTTGTGAAAAAAGCTATCTGTGATTCAGGAGCAAGTTTGAATATAATGCCAAGTTCTCTCTACGAGAAACTTGGACTGAGCGAGATAAAACCCAAGGAAGTAATCTTGCAGCTGACAGATAAATCGGTGAAAGTTCCATTGGGTTGTGTAGACGATGTTGAACTTAAAATTGATAAATTGAGGTTTCCAGCAGATTTCGTGGTACTAGACGTGGAGAACAGTAAGAATGTTCCTAtcattctaggacgaccattCCTGGCTACTGCTGGAGCTATCATCGACTTGAAACAAAGAAAATTGACAATGGATGTTGAAGGTCAAAGGTTGGAAATCATGGCATCTAAAAGTTCTCACTACCCACCTTGA